TCGATGCCATCGTGGCCCAGTCGGTCGCCCAGGTGCAGCAGCTGTGGAAGCTGCGCGAGGCACCGGCCGAGCTCAACAACAATATGCATCCCGCGATCAATTTCGACGTAAGCCTGCCCCAGGCCGACATCGGCCGCTTTGCCGAAGCCTGCATGCAGGCCTTTGCCGCTCGCTGGCCCGCGCACCAGGCTCTGTACTTCGGCCATGTGGGCGACGGCAATCTCCATGTCTCGGTGGATGGCAAGACCGTCAACGGCGAATGCGAGCAGGTGGAGGAGCTTCTCTACCGCATCGTGGGCGAGATGCAGGGCAGCGTCTCCGCGGAGCACGGCATCGGCCTGCACAAGAAGCCTTATCTGAGCAACAGCCGCACCCCCGCGGAGCTGGCGGCGATGCGGGCCATCAAGCTGGCCCTCGATCCACTGGGCCTGATGAATCCCGGAAAGGTGTTCGATCTATGACGAATTCTCTGGTGGCCTCGCTGGCCCGTGCCCAGGTTCGCCCGCTGCCCGCATACAACGCCGGCCTGTCCAATGAAGCGGTGCGGGCACGCTATGGCGTGACCGATATTGCGCGACTGGCCAGCAATGAAAATCCCTTCGGTGCCAGTGCCTCGGTGCGCCGCGCGATTGCCGAGGTGGCCGACGATGTGGGTAACTATCCCGATGCCAACTGCACGGCCTTGCGCGAAGCCATTGCCGGGCGCACGGGGCTGCCCGCCGGGCGTCTGGTGTTCGGCGACGGTTCGGAAGACCTGATCAAGATTCTCTGCGAGGTATTTCTCGCTCCCGGCGATCTGGTGGTGACCCAGCGTCCCGTGTTCGGCCTGCACGAAATCTATCCGAAGATGATGGGCGCGGAGGTCGAGCTCCTCGAACTGAACGAGGCGCTGGGCTTCGATCTGGGCGCCTGGTGCGCTGCCGTGGCCAAGGCCCCCAAGATCGCCTTCCTGCCCAACCCGTCCAACCCCGTGGGCTGCATGATAGATGCGGCGCAGTTTGCGCAGGTGCTGGAGGCCACGCCCGCCAACACCGTGCTGGTGGTGGATGAGGCCTATTACGAATACGCGCTGCACGACGATGACTACCCCGATGTGCTGGCCATGCTGGAGGCGCGGGTCGGACCCTGGATCGTGCTGCGCACCTTCTCCAAGGCCTGGGGCCTGGCCGGTCTGCGCGTGGGCTACGGCATGGCCGACAGCGCCGAGCTGGTGGGCCTGATGGACAAGGTGCGCTCGCCCTTCAATGTGAACATGGCGGCCCAGCGCGCGGCGCTGGCCGCCTGGAACGATCCCGCGCACATGCGCAGCGGTGTGGCGACCACGGTGGCGCTGCGCGAAGATCTGCGCCGACAGCTGCTGGCGCTGGCAGGGCCGGGCCGGCCGCTGCAAGGCCTGCGCATTGCGCCCTCGGTAGCCAACTTCCTGTTTCTCGACCTCGGACGTCCCAATGGCCCGGTGACCGAAGCGCTACTCAGGCAGGGCGTGATCGTCAAGCCCTGGAAGGAGCCCGGCTTCGAGCATTTCCTGCGCGTGTCCATAGGCACCGAAGGCGACAACGCGCGTTTTGTGCAGGCCTTGCTGGCCGCGCTCGAGGTCTGAGCCATGAAGCTGTTCCGGGGCTGGACGATTGTGGCGGCGGCCCATGGCCTGCTCGCCCTGGCTTTTGGTGCAGCTTATTCCTTTGGCGCTTTTTTCAAGAGCATCCAGACGCAGTTCGATGCGGGTCGTTTCTCGGTGGGCTCGCTGTTTGCCGTGACGGCTTTGCTGTATTACTGCGTTGGGGCCATTGCCGGTCCCCTGGCCGACCGCATAGGCCTGCGTCGCGTGACCGGTGCGGGGGTCCTGCTGCTGGCCACAGGCTTTGCGCTGGCCAGTCAGACTCGCTCGCTGGCGCAGCTGTTCGTGGTTTTCGGCCTGTTCGTGGGCGGTGGTGTGGGCCTGATCTACGTACCGGCCCTGGTCGCCGTGCAGCGCTGGTTCATACGGCTGCGCAGCCGTGCCTCCGGCCTGGCCTCGGCCGGCACCGGAGTCGGCACCTTCGTCGCGCCGCTGTTTGCGGGCTGGCTGCTGGAGCAGCAGAGCTGGCAGGTCGCCATGCAGTGGTTTGCGCTGGCCATCCTGCTGCTGGGACTGCCGGCAGCGCTGTCCATGGTCGGGCAGCCCTCGCAGCTGGGCCTGAGCTGCGACGGCGATCCTCACCCTGCCCAGGCCGCAGCCCAGGCACAGGGCATGGAGCTGTCCCAGGCCGTGCGCAGCGGCAGCTTCGGCTGGTTTTTCCTGGCCATTTTCCTGGCCTCGGTGAGCCTGTTTGCGGCCCTGGTGCATATCGCTCCCATGGCCCAGGGCCTGGATATCGATGCCGTTTCAAGCCAGTGGCTGATTGCGCTGATAGGCGCTGGCAATGTGCTGGGCCGTCCGCTGCTGGGCGGTCTCGGCGACAGACTGGGAGCTCTGCGTCTGCTCATGGGGCTGAGCATTTTCCTGGCCCTGTTGCACCTGCTGTGGTGGCAGGCCCAGGGCTGGGCTGTGCTGGCCGCTTTTTCCCTGCTGTTCGGCGCGGCGCACGGCGGCTGCATTGCCCTGTTTCCTGTCCTGGCAGCCCAGTGGTTCGGCACCTTGCGGCTGGGGGCCATTTTGGGCATTCTTTACATCAGCGTGGGGCTGGCGGCAGTCGTTGGCGCCAGCGCGTCCGGCTGGGTGTTCGACCAGACTGGCGGCTACACCCAAGCCATCCAGGTCAGCGCCGCGCTGGCCTTGCTGGCCGTGGCTGCGCTGGCGCTTGCGGCCCGTGGCCAGCGTTTGGTTTCATCTCCTTCAGGCATTTCGAAATGATCATGCACTCTTCCTCCTCCAGCGGCACACTATTTGCCGAAGACGCCTTACTGCCCACGGGATGGGCGCGCAATGTCCTGCTGAGCTGGGATGAGAGCGGGCGTCTGGCCGAGGTGCTCACCGATGTGGATCCGCAGAGCGGCGAGGCCGGCGAGGTCGATACTGCCATCCGCGCCGCTGGCCCGGTGATCCCAGGCATGCCCAATCTGCACTCGCATGCCTTCCAGCGTGCGTTCGGCGGGCTGACCGAGTTCCGTGGTCAGGCGCAGGACAGCTTCTGGAGCTGGCGCAAGCTGATGTACGGCTTTGCCAATCGCATGACGCCCGAGGCGCTGGAGGCGATTGCGACCTGGCTGTACCTGGAAATGCTGGAGGCGGGCTACACCTCGGTGTGCGAGTTTCACTATGTGCACCATGATGTGGGTGGCAAGCCCTATGCCAACGATGCCAGCCTGTCCCTGGCGCTGCTGCGTGCGGCGCAGAAGACGGGCATCGGCATGACCTTGCTGCCCGTGCTCTATCAGACCAGCGGCTTCGGGGGGCTGCCGCCTCGCGAGGATCAGGCCCGCTTCATTCGCAGCACGGACAACATGCTCTCCCTGCTGCAGCAACTGGAGCCCGTGACCAGGGCGCAGCAGGCAGCTCTGGGCCTGGCTCCGCACTCGCTGCGCGCCGTGCCTCCGGACAGCCTGAAAGCCGCGCTCGCAGGCCTGCACGCCATGCTGCCCAAGGCGCCGGTGCACATCCATATCGCCGAACAGACCCAGGAGGTGGACGACTGCCTGGCCTGGAGTGGTCAGCGCCCCGTGCAATGGCTGCTCGAGCATGCGCCCGTCGATGCGCGCTGGTGCCTGGTTCATGCCACGCATATGACGCCCGAGGAATATGCGGGCGCGGCTCGCAGCGCTGCCGTGGCCGGCATCTGTCCCACCACCGAAGCCAATCTCGGCGACGGCATTTTCGACATGCCGCTGTGGCTCAGGCATGGCGGTCGCTGGGGTGTTGGCTCGGACAGCCATGCTTCGGTGAATGCCGCCGAAGAGCTGTTGATGCTCGAATACAGCCAGCGTCTGAACCTGCGCCAGCGCAATGTGCTCGGCGGCGGTGCCCAGCCCCAGGTGGCGACTTCCATGACCTTGCAGGCGGTGGCCGGCGGTGCCCAGGCTTCGGGCCGTGCCATTGCCGGTCTGGCTGTGGGCCAGCAGGCCGACTTCGTGGTGCTCGATGCCCGGCATGTGGCCCTCAACGGCCTGCCTGCCGGCAGCGGCCATGCAGCCCATGTGTTTGCAAGCCATCGCACTTCGGCCATTGCCGATGTCTGGGTTCGCGGCCAGCAGCGTGTGCAGACAGGCCGCCATGCGCTGCACGAGGTCGCGCAACAGGGTTTTGTCCTGGCCCGCAAGGCATTGCTGCAAGGCGCCTGAGGGCGGCTGCATTCAGATTTTTGACAGAAGAGAGACGCTCCATGAGCCAAGCCATCGCCCCCTTTGTCTTTCACCAGGGTACGGCACCGCTGCTGATTTCCATGCCGCATACCGGCACCCATGTACCGGCCGATATTGCGGCCAGGCTCACGCCCGAAGGGCGCGAAGTCCACGACACCGACTGGCATATGCCGCAGCTCTACGACTTCGCCAAGGCACTGGGCGCATCCATTCTGGTCGCCACGCATTCGCGCTATGTCATCGATCTGAACCGTCCGCCCGATGGTGCCAGCCTCTATCCGGGCCAGAGCGTGACCGGGCTGTGCCCGGTTGACGGCTTCGACAGCAAGCCCCTGTATGCGAGCAAGGCGTTCGAGCCCGACGAGGCGGAAGTCGCGCGCCGCCGCGAACTCTACTGGCAGCCCTATCACGCGCAGTTGCGTGCCGAGCTCGATCGCATCAAGAGCCAGCATGGCGTGGCCATGCTGTGGGATGCGCACAGCATCCGCTCGGTGCTGCCGCGCTTTTTCGAGGGCAAGCTACCCGACCTGAACCTGGGCACCGCCGACGGCAAGAGCTGCGCGCCGGCGCTGGCCCAGCAGCTGCTGGATATTGCACAGCAGGCACCGGGCCACACCAGTGTGCTCAACGGCAGGTTCAAGGGCGGCTTCATCACGCGCAACTATGGTCAGCCGGAGCTGGGCTTCCATGCCGTGCAGCTGGAGATGACACAGTCCAGCTATATGCAGGAGCAGATGCCGTTCGACTACCTGCCCGAAGTGGCGGCCCGCATCCAGCCCACCATGCAGCGCCTGCTGCAGGCCGTGCTGGCTTTCGCCCGCAGCTGAGTCAGGCCTCGCCGCCGCTGCGCTAGTGGCCTTCGGCCCCCGCCGGTAGCGCATCGCCCATCCAGCGACGCGGTCCCGGGCCGCAGCGCTGGCACTGGTCCTCGGGGTTGTACATGCTGCACACCTTGAGCGACAGGCAGCCGCAGCCTATGCACTGGTTGAGGCTGTCGCGCAGGCGCTGCAGCTCGTCGATGCGCTCGTCCAGCCGCTGCTGCCAGATGCGCGACATCTTCTGCCAGTCGCCGCCCGTGGGTACATGCCGCGTCGGCAGCTGCGCCAGCTGTGCGGCGATCTCCTCCAGCGTGAAACCCACGCGCTGCGCAAACACGATGTAGGCGATGCGCCGCAGGCCCGAGCGGTGGTAGCGTCGCCTTCCGCCGCTGCTGCGCACCGATTCGATCAGACCCAGCGACTCGTAGAAGCGCAGTGCCGATGCGTTGACACCGCTGCGCTGCGCAAAGTCGCTGATGCTCATCAGCGGATCATCCTCAATTTTCATGGTGTCTTTCCTTGGTGCTTGACTTCAAGT
This region of Comamonas thiooxydans genomic DNA includes:
- a CDS encoding formimidoylglutamate deiminase; its protein translation is MIMHSSSSSGTLFAEDALLPTGWARNVLLSWDESGRLAEVLTDVDPQSGEAGEVDTAIRAAGPVIPGMPNLHSHAFQRAFGGLTEFRGQAQDSFWSWRKLMYGFANRMTPEALEAIATWLYLEMLEAGYTSVCEFHYVHHDVGGKPYANDASLSLALLRAAQKTGIGMTLLPVLYQTSGFGGLPPREDQARFIRSTDNMLSLLQQLEPVTRAQQAALGLAPHSLRAVPPDSLKAALAGLHAMLPKAPVHIHIAEQTQEVDDCLAWSGQRPVQWLLEHAPVDARWCLVHATHMTPEEYAGAARSAAVAGICPTTEANLGDGIFDMPLWLRHGGRWGVGSDSHASVNAAEELLMLEYSQRLNLRQRNVLGGGAQPQVATSMTLQAVAGGAQASGRAIAGLAVGQQADFVVLDARHVALNGLPAGSGHAAHVFASHRTSAIADVWVRGQQRVQTGRHALHEVAQQGFVLARKALLQGA
- a CDS encoding MFS transporter → MKLFRGWTIVAAAHGLLALAFGAAYSFGAFFKSIQTQFDAGRFSVGSLFAVTALLYYCVGAIAGPLADRIGLRRVTGAGVLLLATGFALASQTRSLAQLFVVFGLFVGGGVGLIYVPALVAVQRWFIRLRSRASGLASAGTGVGTFVAPLFAGWLLEQQSWQVAMQWFALAILLLGLPAALSMVGQPSQLGLSCDGDPHPAQAAAQAQGMELSQAVRSGSFGWFFLAIFLASVSLFAALVHIAPMAQGLDIDAVSSQWLIALIGAGNVLGRPLLGGLGDRLGALRLLMGLSIFLALLHLLWWQAQGWAVLAAFSLLFGAAHGGCIALFPVLAAQWFGTLRLGAILGILYISVGLAAVVGASASGWVFDQTGGYTQAIQVSAALALLAVAALALAARGQRLVSSPSGISK
- a CDS encoding histidinol-phosphate transaminase is translated as MTNSLVASLARAQVRPLPAYNAGLSNEAVRARYGVTDIARLASNENPFGASASVRRAIAEVADDVGNYPDANCTALREAIAGRTGLPAGRLVFGDGSEDLIKILCEVFLAPGDLVVTQRPVFGLHEIYPKMMGAEVELLELNEALGFDLGAWCAAVAKAPKIAFLPNPSNPVGCMIDAAQFAQVLEATPANTVLVVDEAYYEYALHDDDYPDVLAMLEARVGPWIVLRTFSKAWGLAGLRVGYGMADSAELVGLMDKVRSPFNVNMAAQRAALAAWNDPAHMRSGVATTVALREDLRRQLLALAGPGRPLQGLRIAPSVANFLFLDLGRPNGPVTEALLRQGVIVKPWKEPGFEHFLRVSIGTEGDNARFVQALLAALEV
- the soxR gene encoding redox-sensitive transcriptional activator SoxR — encoded protein: MKIEDDPLMSISDFAQRSGVNASALRFYESLGLIESVRSSGGRRRYHRSGLRRIAYIVFAQRVGFTLEEIAAQLAQLPTRHVPTGGDWQKMSRIWQQRLDERIDELQRLRDSLNQCIGCGCLSLKVCSMYNPEDQCQRCGPGPRRWMGDALPAGAEGH
- the hutG gene encoding N-formylglutamate deformylase, translated to MSQAIAPFVFHQGTAPLLISMPHTGTHVPADIAARLTPEGREVHDTDWHMPQLYDFAKALGASILVATHSRYVIDLNRPPDGASLYPGQSVTGLCPVDGFDSKPLYASKAFEPDEAEVARRRELYWQPYHAQLRAELDRIKSQHGVAMLWDAHSIRSVLPRFFEGKLPDLNLGTADGKSCAPALAQQLLDIAQQAPGHTSVLNGRFKGGFITRNYGQPELGFHAVQLEMTQSSYMQEQMPFDYLPEVAARIQPTMQRLLQAVLAFARS